The Flavobacteriales bacterium genome contains a region encoding:
- a CDS encoding quinone-dependent dihydroorotate dehydrogenase — MYKILVKPILFLFNPEFIHHLIFRIIKLASYIPFKLTVWNKIYRVNDEKLKRELFGLTFDNPVGLAAGFDKDAKLFDELAAFGFGFIEIGTLTPLAQAGNPKPRLFRLPEDHSLVNRMGFNNDGVEDAVKRLKKRKTKIIIGGNIGKNKVTPNDEAVKDYEITFEALFDYVDYFVVNVSSPNTPGLRELQEKEPLTKLLLRLQELNNAKTERKPLLLKIAPDLTNEQLDDIVSIVVETKLDGLIATNTTIDRNGLKTSEKRLKAIGNGGLSGRAVKKRSTEVIRYISEKSNKSFPIIGVGGIHCAEDAIEKLRAGASLVQIYTGFVYEGPSIVKKINQGILKHL; from the coding sequence ATGTATAAAATTCTTGTTAAACCAATCTTATTCTTATTCAATCCTGAATTTATACATCATCTCATTTTCAGAATTATAAAATTAGCTTCCTATATTCCATTTAAATTAACTGTCTGGAATAAGATTTACAGAGTAAATGATGAAAAACTTAAAAGAGAGTTATTTGGCTTGACATTTGATAATCCAGTGGGTTTAGCCGCTGGTTTTGATAAGGATGCTAAGCTATTTGATGAATTAGCTGCTTTTGGCTTTGGCTTTATAGAGATAGGAACACTAACACCTTTAGCTCAAGCTGGTAACCCTAAGCCACGATTGTTTAGGTTGCCTGAGGATCATTCACTTGTCAATAGAATGGGCTTTAATAATGATGGTGTAGAAGATGCTGTAAAACGTCTTAAAAAGCGTAAAACAAAAATTATTATCGGAGGTAATATTGGTAAAAATAAAGTAACTCCTAATGATGAAGCTGTTAAGGATTATGAAATTACTTTTGAGGCACTTTTCGATTATGTAGATTATTTTGTAGTCAATGTAAGCTCACCTAATACCCCTGGTTTAAGAGAACTTCAAGAGAAAGAGCCACTCACTAAGCTATTACTTCGTTTGCAAGAATTGAACAATGCTAAAACTGAAAGGAAGCCTTTGTTATTAAAAATTGCACCAGATTTAACCAACGAACAATTGGATGATATTGTTAGCATAGTTGTAGAGACCAAATTAGACGGCTTGATAGCAACTAACACGACAATTGATAGAAATGGTCTTAAAACGTCTGAAAAGAGGCTTAAAGCTATTGGAAATGGGGGGCTAAGTGGTCGAGCGGTCAAAAAGCGTTCGACAGAGGTGATTCGTTACATCTCTGAAAAATCGAATAAAAGCTTTCCAATTATTGGAGTAGGAGGAATTCATTGTGCAGAAGATGCTATTGAAAAGTTAAGGGCAGGAGCGAGTTTAGTTCAGATATATACGGGGTTTGTATACGAAGGCCCAAGTATTGTCAAAAAGATTAACCAAGGAATTCTGAAGCACTTATGA
- a CDS encoding helix-turn-helix transcriptional regulator has product MENRIQNIIEKYGLSSNTFAQEIDVNRSTISHILSGRNKPSIEVLQKILRRFPDVSANWLLLGQGAIDDTNLAPSSSQVPKENTIETVKSIDKIVVFYSDNSFEEYKPNK; this is encoded by the coding sequence ATGGAAAATCGTATTCAAAATATCATAGAAAAGTATGGATTAAGTTCTAATACTTTTGCACAAGAAATAGATGTAAATAGGTCTACTATATCACATATTTTGTCTGGTCGAAATAAGCCTAGTATTGAGGTTCTGCAAAAGATACTTAGACGTTTTCCTGACGTTTCAGCTAATTGGTTGTTGTTGGGTCAAGGAGCTATAGATGATACTAACTTAGCTCCTTCTTCCTCTCAAGTGCCAAAAGAAAATACTATTGAAACAGTCAAGTCAATCGATAAGATAGTCGTATTTTATTCTGATAATAGTTTTGAAGAATACAAGCCGAACAAATAA
- the mutL gene encoding DNA mismatch repair endonuclease MutL, with translation MSDLIQLLPDHVANQIAAGEVIQRPSSAVKELIENAIDAGATDIKLIVKDAGRTLIQVVDNGSGMSDTDARMSLERHATSKIKKADDLFSIRTMGFRGEAMASMAAISHLELKTKLHDKELGTKLIVEGSELKSQENCATNNGTSISIKNLFFNVPARRNFLKSDHIELKHIIDEFQRMALAHPQCAMSFFHNDKEIFMLSSSTLKQRIVGIFGNRYNEKLVPVKEETSLVVVNGFVGKPEFSKKTRGEQFFFVNQRFIKSGYLHHAISNAFQDLIPEKNHPSYFLFFEIDPKFIDVNIHPTKTEIKFEDEKSIYAIVRSCVKRALGVHNIVPSLDFEKDPAFENIPTSNKSELKQPSIKVDSSYNPFEEKKKPDNNYNPPPKVKTENWEHLFENIPAPQSNTTTEVLEKRWNEDSEETDKTIFQLNNQYIVSSIKSGLMVIHQQRAHERILYEYYLKMQNKEGPSQQLLFPKTVELTPSDMAIVKTISNELLNMGFRFDYLNKNSIVVLGTPTDVEMEKLESVMEELVEQFKNESSVEKHDNLSRSLAKTMSIKSGRKLNPEEMRSIIDNLFACQIPNTTAQGKPTLITLTLEELAKKF, from the coding sequence ATGTCAGACCTAATTCAACTTTTACCAGACCATGTAGCTAATCAGATAGCCGCAGGTGAAGTCATACAAAGACCGTCCTCTGCAGTTAAAGAATTGATTGAAAATGCTATTGATGCAGGAGCTACTGATATCAAGCTTATAGTAAAAGATGCTGGTAGAACACTTATCCAAGTAGTAGATAACGGCTCAGGAATGAGTGATACAGATGCAAGAATGTCACTAGAAAGACACGCTACTTCTAAAATCAAAAAAGCTGACGATTTATTTTCCATTCGTACTATGGGATTTAGAGGGGAAGCTATGGCATCTATGGCAGCAATTTCTCACTTAGAATTAAAAACCAAACTTCACGACAAGGAACTTGGCACAAAACTTATCGTTGAAGGTAGTGAATTGAAATCACAAGAAAATTGTGCTACTAACAATGGCACATCTATATCCATTAAGAATTTATTTTTCAATGTTCCAGCTAGAAGGAATTTCTTAAAATCAGATCACATTGAACTCAAACATATCATCGATGAATTTCAACGCATGGCCCTAGCACACCCCCAATGTGCTATGAGTTTTTTTCACAATGATAAAGAAATATTTATGCTATCATCTTCGACACTCAAACAACGAATTGTTGGCATATTTGGAAATAGATACAACGAAAAATTAGTCCCTGTAAAAGAAGAAACATCTCTAGTTGTAGTCAATGGTTTTGTAGGAAAACCAGAATTTTCAAAAAAAACACGAGGTGAACAGTTTTTCTTTGTCAATCAACGATTTATCAAAAGCGGTTATTTACACCATGCTATAAGCAACGCCTTTCAAGACCTTATCCCAGAAAAGAACCACCCCTCTTATTTTTTATTTTTTGAGATAGACCCAAAGTTTATTGATGTCAATATTCATCCCACTAAAACAGAGATTAAATTTGAGGATGAAAAATCCATTTACGCTATCGTTCGCTCCTGTGTAAAAAGAGCCTTAGGAGTACATAACATTGTGCCTTCGTTAGATTTTGAAAAAGACCCCGCTTTTGAGAATATTCCGACTTCTAATAAGTCAGAACTCAAACAACCCAGCATAAAAGTGGATTCTAGCTATAATCCATTTGAAGAAAAGAAAAAACCTGATAATAATTATAATCCACCTCCTAAAGTAAAAACAGAAAATTGGGAGCATTTATTTGAGAATATTCCTGCCCCACAATCCAACACTACAACTGAGGTATTAGAAAAAAGATGGAATGAAGACTCAGAAGAAACCGATAAAACTATTTTTCAATTAAATAATCAATATATCGTTTCTAGTATAAAATCGGGATTAATGGTTATACACCAACAAAGAGCCCACGAAAGAATATTGTACGAGTACTACCTTAAAATGCAAAACAAAGAAGGTCCGTCACAACAATTGCTTTTTCCTAAAACTGTTGAGCTGACTCCTTCTGATATGGCAATAGTAAAAACCATAAGTAATGAGCTTTTGAATATGGGCTTTAGATTTGACTATCTAAACAAAAACAGTATTGTCGTATTGGGAACTCCTACAGATGTAGAAATGGAAAAGCTAGAGAGTGTTATGGAAGAATTGGTAGAGCAATTTAAGAATGAATCTTCTGTAGAAAAGCACGACAATTTATCCCGTTCATTAGCAAAAACTATGTCAATCAAATCTGGACGTAAACTAAACCCAGAGGAAATGCGTTCTATCATAGATAATTTATTTGCTTGTCAAATACCCAATACCACAGCTCAAGGAAAACCAACACTTATTACCTTAACTTTAGAAGAATTAGCTAAAAAGTTTTAA
- a CDS encoding rhomboid family intramembrane serine protease codes for MNIGPARFSYLPEVVKNLLIINALFFLGKIVLGSSFGIDLDKLFGLHNWQSPDFRPHQLVTHLFMHGNFSHILFNMFALWMFGNQLENIWGGKRFLIYYMLTGFGAALLHLGVNQFQISMVEAQMSVEQINMVLADGYNAIQNGQNFVNPLMGKLNVLYHTPTVGASGAVFGLLLAFGMLFPNTLIYLYFAIPIKAKYFVAAYGALELYLGLQNNPGDNVAHFAHLGGMLFGYLLIKYWRKNSQHFY; via the coding sequence ATGAACATTGGTCCTGCTAGATTTAGTTATTTACCTGAGGTCGTTAAAAACCTACTCATTATCAACGCCTTGTTTTTTCTTGGAAAAATTGTTCTTGGAAGTAGCTTTGGTATAGACCTAGATAAATTATTTGGTTTACATAATTGGCAATCACCTGATTTTAGACCACATCAGTTGGTGACACACCTCTTTATGCACGGTAATTTTTCTCATATTCTCTTTAATATGTTTGCCTTATGGATGTTTGGTAATCAACTAGAGAATATTTGGGGTGGAAAGCGTTTTTTAATTTACTATATGCTAACTGGATTTGGAGCAGCACTTTTACATTTAGGAGTCAATCAATTTCAGATTTCAATGGTAGAAGCTCAAATGTCAGTAGAGCAAATAAATATGGTATTGGCAGACGGTTATAATGCAATACAGAATGGACAAAACTTTGTAAATCCTCTTATGGGTAAATTGAATGTATTATATCACACACCTACTGTTGGAGCATCTGGTGCTGTATTTGGTTTACTATTAGCATTTGGAATGCTTTTCCCAAATACCCTTATCTACCTTTACTTTGCAATCCCTATCAAAGCTAAGTACTTTGTTGCCGCTTATGGCGCATTAGAACTTTATTTAGGTTTACAAAATAATCCAGGAGATAACGTAGCTCACTTTGCACATCTTGGAGGTATGTTATTTGGATACTTGCTTATCAAATATTGGAGAAAGAATAGTCAACATTTTTATTAA
- a CDS encoding rhomboid family intramembrane serine protease has protein sequence MIINDLKNSFKQGNLLSRLIYINLGVFVLIKILGVFFFLFNLTSYEIIEILALPAESKKLLSKPWTIITYMFVHNGFIHLIFNLLWLYFGGAIFLKYLSNKQIVSTYILGGLTGGVFYILAFNYFPVFESVLEQSIAVGSSASVLAILIAIATYVPNYIVNLTFIGRVKLKHIAIVSIVLDLILIPQGNAGGHIAHLGGAFYGFYFSRQLLKGKDTSRWFNHLMDYLVNLFKPTKPLKTAYKRPMTDDQWRENKVNDQDKINKILDKIAKSGYESLNKEEKETLFKASKK, from the coding sequence ATGATAATAAACGACTTAAAAAACAGCTTCAAACAAGGCAACCTACTTAGTCGCCTCATTTACATCAACCTCGGTGTTTTTGTACTTATTAAAATTCTCGGTGTTTTCTTCTTCCTATTCAATTTAACTAGCTATGAAATAATTGAAATATTAGCACTTCCTGCTGAAAGCAAAAAATTACTTTCTAAGCCTTGGACAATTATTACCTACATGTTTGTTCACAACGGCTTTATTCATCTGATTTTCAATCTCTTATGGCTATATTTCGGAGGTGCTATTTTCTTAAAATACTTGAGTAACAAACAAATAGTTAGCACCTACATTTTAGGAGGTCTAACGGGGGGGGTATTTTATATTCTTGCTTTTAATTATTTTCCTGTTTTTGAGTCAGTACTTGAGCAATCTATAGCCGTAGGTTCATCGGCATCTGTCTTAGCTATACTTATTGCTATCGCTACTTATGTACCCAATTATATTGTAAATCTCACTTTTATCGGTAGAGTAAAATTAAAACACATAGCTATCGTTTCAATTGTATTGGATTTAATTTTAATACCTCAAGGAAATGCAGGAGGTCATATTGCTCATTTGGGTGGTGCTTTTTATGGATTCTACTTCAGTCGCCAATTGTTAAAAGGAAAAGATACTAGCCGATGGTTTAATCATCTAATGGATTATTTGGTTAATCTATTCAAGCCAACAAAGCCATTAAAAACAGCTTATAAAAGACCCATGACTGATGACCAGTGGAGAGAGAATAAAGTCAATGACCAAGATAAAATCAATAAAATACTAGATAAAATTGCAAAATCTGGATACGAGAGCTTAAACAAAGAAGAAAAAGAAACCCTATTTAAAGCCAGTAAAAAATAA
- a CDS encoding endonuclease/exonuclease/phosphatase family protein, with product MLNGILYILNMLLLFALFLSYASSYISPDTFLWPIALLGLIYPFLLLINLLFTIYWIIRFKKHFWANIIVILLGYGHIQNLINIQDKGIETEAKFSVMSFNVRLFNAYDWIKKDDVKQEIIEYLNKESVNILCLQEFYAPEELPKLNYPHSHIGLQSERKSWRMATYSNFPIFKKGTVSISGERTNNVCIYSDIAIGDDSIRVYNVHLASNWFEKEDYEFLDRPSVEGAESIIQRLKTSFFKRAKQVKAIKAHMNTSPYPIILCGDFNDTPTSFSYKQLSEGLNDSFTNAGTGLGQTYNGKFPTLRIDYILHSPEFKINSFKTTEVNLSDHFPIVSTFN from the coding sequence ATGCTAAACGGCATCTTGTACATACTAAATATGTTGTTGCTTTTCGCACTTTTTTTGTCCTATGCCTCATCATATATAAGCCCCGACACTTTCTTATGGCCTATCGCCTTACTAGGTTTAATCTATCCTTTTTTATTACTCATCAATCTTTTATTTACTATCTATTGGATTATACGTTTCAAAAAACATTTTTGGGCTAATATTATTGTCATATTACTAGGCTATGGGCATATTCAAAACCTCATAAACATACAAGATAAAGGAATTGAGACAGAAGCAAAATTTTCGGTAATGAGTTTCAATGTACGTTTATTCAATGCCTACGATTGGATTAAGAAAGACGATGTGAAGCAAGAAATTATAGAATATCTAAATAAGGAATCCGTAAATATTCTTTGCCTACAAGAATTTTACGCTCCAGAAGAACTACCAAAACTTAACTATCCCCACAGTCATATTGGACTACAGAGTGAACGAAAAAGTTGGCGAATGGCAACCTATTCCAACTTCCCTATATTCAAAAAAGGAACAGTTAGTATTTCTGGAGAAAGAACCAATAACGTTTGTATATATAGTGATATAGCCATAGGAGACGATAGTATTAGGGTGTATAATGTTCATCTAGCATCGAATTGGTTTGAAAAAGAGGATTATGAGTTTTTAGACAGACCTTCCGTAGAAGGTGCTGAAAGCATCATCCAGCGACTTAAAACATCTTTTTTCAAAAGAGCAAAACAGGTCAAAGCCATAAAAGCACATATGAATACCTCACCATACCCAATCATTCTGTGTGGTGATTTCAACGACACACCCACTTCTTTTAGCTATAAGCAACTCTCAGAAGGTTTAAATGATAGCTTTACTAATGCTGGAACGGGATTAGGACAGACTTACAATGGAAAATTTCCTACGCTTAGAATAGATTATATTTTACACAGCCCAGAATTTAAGATAAATAGTTTCAAAACAACAGAGGTCAATTTATCTGACCACTTCCCTATTGTCAGCACTTTCAACTAG
- a CDS encoding ABC transporter substrate-binding protein, which translates to MTASSFRQFIFFLVVLVFFSCQEKHSDENLSIFRYNESAGINSLDPAFSKDQASIWVANQIFDGLVQVDSQLNVMPSIAHSWTISEDAQSYTFHLRNDVLFHQHSLFEDYQDRVVKADDFVYSFNRLTDKAVSSPGAWVMNNVDYYEAINDSTFFIRLKTPFPPFLGLLSMPYCSVVPQEIVENTSFRDAPIGTGPFHFQYWKENVKLVLRKNEDFYENGLPLLDAIAITFIKDKQTAFLEFIKGNLDFISGLDASYKDEVLTPQGQLQENYIGRIQLQTLPYLNTEYLGFLMDENNLSASQHLAVRKAINYGFDRQKMITYLRNNIGSPANEGFVPKGLPSFTDSLRGYDYNPEVARQLLADSDISTPISIELNTTSSYLDLCEFIQNQLAEVGIQLEININPPSTHRQMVATSKLDFFRGSWIADYADAENYLALFYSKNFCPNGPNYTHFSNPTYDNYYELALKEVNLEKRRFYYHLMDQMILDEAAIVPLYYDQVIRFVQNDIVGFESNAMNLLELKSVQKLNP; encoded by the coding sequence ATGACAGCTTCTTCATTTCGACAATTTATTTTCTTTTTAGTTGTTCTAGTGTTCTTCTCGTGCCAGGAAAAACATTCTGATGAGAATTTATCCATTTTCAGATATAATGAATCGGCAGGAATAAATAGTTTAGACCCTGCTTTTTCCAAAGACCAAGCTAGTATATGGGTGGCTAATCAAATTTTTGACGGTTTAGTGCAGGTCGATTCTCAACTTAATGTTATGCCATCTATTGCTCACTCTTGGACTATTTCAGAAGATGCTCAAAGTTATACCTTTCACCTAAGAAATGATGTGCTTTTTCACCAGCATTCATTGTTTGAAGATTATCAAGATAGGGTGGTCAAAGCAGACGATTTTGTGTATAGTTTTAATCGTTTGACTGACAAAGCGGTATCTTCTCCAGGTGCTTGGGTAATGAACAATGTTGACTATTATGAGGCTATTAACGATAGCACTTTTTTTATTCGTTTGAAAACTCCTTTTCCTCCTTTTTTAGGCTTACTGAGTATGCCGTATTGCTCTGTTGTTCCTCAAGAAATTGTTGAAAATACTAGCTTTCGAGATGCGCCAATTGGCACAGGACCTTTTCATTTTCAATATTGGAAAGAAAATGTAAAACTCGTACTAAGAAAAAATGAGGATTTCTATGAAAATGGATTGCCATTACTAGATGCAATTGCAATTACGTTTATAAAAGATAAGCAAACAGCCTTTTTAGAATTTATCAAGGGTAATTTGGACTTTATCTCTGGGCTAGATGCTTCTTACAAAGATGAAGTACTTACGCCACAGGGTCAACTGCAAGAGAATTATATTGGAAGAATACAACTACAGACCTTACCCTATCTCAATACCGAATATTTAGGCTTTTTGATGGATGAAAATAATTTGTCAGCATCACAACATTTGGCGGTAAGAAAGGCTATTAATTATGGCTTTGACAGACAAAAAATGATTACTTATTTGCGTAATAACATTGGAAGTCCTGCAAATGAAGGTTTTGTGCCGAAGGGTTTACCATCATTTACAGATAGTTTGCGAGGTTACGATTACAATCCAGAAGTGGCAAGGCAATTATTAGCCGATTCGGATATATCAACCCCTATTTCAATAGAGCTCAATACTACCAGTTCCTACTTAGATTTGTGTGAATTTATTCAAAATCAATTGGCTGAAGTGGGCATTCAACTAGAAATAAATATTAATCCACCCTCCACACATAGACAAATGGTTGCGACTTCAAAATTAGATTTTTTTAGAGGTTCGTGGATAGCAGATTATGCCGATGCTGAAAATTATTTAGCATTATTTTATTCAAAGAATTTTTGTCCGAACGGACCGAATTACACGCATTTTTCAAATCCAACCTACGATAACTATTATGAATTGGCTCTAAAAGAAGTTAATCTAGAAAAAAGACGTTTTTATTACCATTTGATGGATCAAATGATTTTAGATGAGGCGGCAATTGTTCCTTTATATTACGATCAAGTAATACGATTTGTGCAAAATGATATTGTTGGTTTTGAATCTAATGCCATGAATTTATTGGAATTGAAAAGTGTTCAAAAGCTTAATCCCTAG
- the mtaB gene encoding tRNA (N(6)-L-threonylcarbamoyladenosine(37)-C(2))-methylthiotransferase MtaB produces MENQSTVAYYTQGCKLNFSETSTISRQLTKEGYQKVDFKEVADIYVINTCSVTENADKECKRLVASALKTSPDAFIVVVGCYAQLKPEQISQIDGVDLVLGATEKFKLNHYLNDLSKKEHTEIHSCEIDDANFFVDAYSIGDRTRAFLKVQDGCDYKCTYCTIPLARGISRSDKLENVLNNAKAISEKGIQEIVLTGVNIGDYGKGEFGNKKHQHTFLDLVKGLDKVEGINRLRISSIEPNLLKNETIEYVANSKAFVPHFHIPLQSGSDHILKKMKRRYLTDLYVDRVNTIKSLMPHCCIGVDVIVGFPGETEDHFLKTYNFLNELDISYLHVFSYSERANTEAAEMANVVDKGLRHKRSKMLRVLSAKKKRHFYEQQQGSVRTVLFEGENKDGFMYGFTENYLRVKAPFNSEWINQLMPTKLNTIDEDGIYIFESH; encoded by the coding sequence ATGGAAAATCAATCTACTGTTGCATATTACACCCAAGGTTGTAAACTTAACTTTTCAGAAACCTCTACCATTTCAAGACAATTGACTAAAGAGGGCTATCAAAAAGTTGATTTTAAGGAAGTTGCTGATATTTATGTTATCAATACATGCTCAGTAACTGAAAATGCCGACAAAGAGTGTAAGCGTTTAGTAGCTTCAGCCTTAAAGACCTCACCAGATGCTTTTATAGTGGTGGTTGGTTGTTATGCACAGTTAAAGCCAGAACAAATTTCACAGATTGATGGAGTTGATTTGGTGCTTGGTGCAACAGAAAAGTTTAAACTCAATCATTACCTCAATGACTTGAGTAAAAAAGAGCATACAGAAATTCATTCTTGTGAAATAGATGATGCTAATTTTTTTGTTGATGCCTACTCTATTGGCGACAGAACCCGAGCTTTTTTGAAAGTACAAGACGGTTGTGATTATAAATGCACCTATTGTACTATCCCTTTAGCACGTGGTATTAGTAGAAGTGACAAACTAGAAAATGTGCTTAATAATGCAAAAGCCATTTCCGAAAAAGGCATACAAGAAATCGTTTTAACTGGTGTTAATATTGGCGATTATGGCAAAGGAGAGTTTGGCAATAAAAAACACCAACACACCTTTTTAGACTTAGTCAAAGGGCTAGATAAAGTAGAGGGTATCAATCGATTACGAATATCTTCAATTGAGCCCAACCTTTTAAAGAACGAAACCATAGAATATGTAGCTAATTCTAAAGCCTTTGTCCCCCACTTTCATATTCCTTTACAGTCTGGTTCTGACCATATTTTGAAAAAAATGAAAAGACGTTACTTGACCGACTTATATGTCGATAGAGTAAACACCATAAAATCTTTAATGCCACATTGTTGTATTGGCGTAGATGTTATTGTAGGTTTTCCGGGAGAAACAGAAGATCACTTTTTAAAAACCTATAATTTCCTCAACGAACTAGACATTTCCTATTTACACGTTTTCAGCTATTCTGAACGAGCCAACACCGAGGCTGCTGAGATGGCTAATGTAGTCGATAAAGGCCTACGACATAAAAGGAGTAAAATGTTGAGAGTACTTTCAGCTAAGAAGAAAAGACACTTTTACGAACAACAACAAGGCAGTGTACGTACCGTTTTGTTTGAAGGCGAAAATAAAGACGGATTTATGTATGGTTTTACTGAAAATTACCTTCGTGTAAAAGCTCCTTTTAATAGCGAGTGGATAAACCAACTTATGCCAACAAAACTTAACACTATTGATGAAGATGGAATTTATATCTTTGAATCACATTAA
- a CDS encoding prolipoprotein diacylglyceryl transferase, with translation MYPNISYLLNDLFGVYIPLPIQTFGFFVALAFIFSSWTLALELKRKEKIGLIKAVKRPKLVGQKISTTQLISAAALGFILGYKLLYAALNYSEFVGNPQAVILSTEGHLIGGLLGAILNAFLKHREYKKQELDQPKTVNETVHPYQLVGNITMIAAVAGILGAKIFHNLENMNDFLADPIGQLLSFSGLTFYGGLICGAIAVIYYAKKYGIHYKIISDAAAPGLMLAYGIGRMGCHFSGDGDWGITNLAPKPEWLSFLPDWAWAYTYPHNVINAGVPIEGCVGPYCNELLYPVFPTPIYEIIMALGLFALLWYLRKRINIAGMLFGIYMVVNGLERFFIEKIRVNTNYILFGQEITQAELISLAMIISGLAIVYRLNTQHKKTAT, from the coding sequence ATGTATCCAAACATTAGTTACTTACTCAACGACCTTTTTGGTGTCTATATACCATTACCGATACAAACTTTTGGTTTTTTTGTGGCATTAGCCTTTATTTTCTCTAGCTGGACTTTGGCTTTAGAACTGAAACGCAAAGAAAAAATTGGCTTAATAAAAGCGGTAAAACGTCCCAAGTTGGTAGGTCAAAAAATAAGTACTACTCAATTAATTTCTGCTGCTGCCTTAGGCTTTATTTTAGGTTACAAATTACTTTATGCTGCTCTTAACTACTCAGAATTTGTAGGCAATCCACAAGCAGTTATCTTATCTACTGAAGGTCATTTAATAGGGGGGCTTTTAGGGGCTATACTAAACGCCTTTTTAAAACACAGAGAGTATAAAAAACAAGAATTGGATCAACCCAAAACAGTCAATGAAACGGTTCACCCCTACCAATTAGTTGGTAACATTACTATGATAGCTGCTGTTGCAGGTATTTTAGGAGCTAAAATCTTTCACAACCTAGAAAACATGAATGACTTTTTGGCTGACCCTATTGGGCAATTGCTATCCTTTAGTGGACTTACCTTTTATGGAGGCTTAATTTGTGGAGCAATAGCCGTTATCTACTACGCTAAAAAGTACGGCATACACTACAAAATCATTAGTGATGCTGCTGCACCCGGACTGATGTTAGCTTACGGAATAGGACGTATGGGTTGTCACTTTTCTGGCGATGGCGATTGGGGAATAACCAACCTAGCACCTAAACCCGAATGGTTGAGCTTTTTACCCGATTGGGCGTGGGCTTACACCTACCCTCACAACGTCATCAATGCTGGTGTTCCAATAGAAGGTTGTGTTGGCCCGTATTGCAACGAATTGCTATACCCTGTCTTCCCTACTCCTATCTATGAAATTATAATGGCATTAGGATTATTTGCTCTCTTGTGGTACTTACGCAAACGCATAAACATCGCTGGTATGTTATTCGGTATATATATGGTAGTTAATGGTCTAGAACGTTTCTTCATTGAGAAAATAAGAGTGAATACCAACTACATCTTGTTTGGACAAGAGATTACTCAGGCAGAACTCATTTCCTTGGCTATGATTATAAGTGGTCTAGCCATAGTGTACAGGCTAAATACACAACATAAAAAAACGGCAACTTAA